ATCGCACCTCCCCAACACTATAGGGAGGGAAGTTATACTGGTGCATGTATCTCTTTTCTTCTTCCTCACCAATACCATCTATACGCTGAACGTCCCTCAGGTCCCCGAGGGTAGTAACGGTTAATACTTGGGTTTCTCCCCTTGTAAAGAGGCCAGTCCCATGAGTTTTAGGTAAAATTCCTACTTCAGTCCATATGGGTCTAATTTCGTCTGGTTTACGAAGGTCTGGACGAATACCATCGGCAGTAATCATTTTACGGGTTTCTTTTTTAATAAGCTTTGCTAGAATGCCATGAACTTCTTTAGAAGAACCTTCATACTTTTCTTCAAAATGTGCCATCGTTTCAGCTTTAATTAGATCGATATTTTCACTTCTCTCAGCCTTGTCAGGAGTTTTAATAGCATCAGCTAATCTCGTACCTAAGAATGTGCTGACCTCTGTTAAGAGAGTTTCATCAGCTTCTTCAATAATCACTTCAGTTTTAGGCTGGCCTACCTCAGATACAATATCCTCGATGAAGCCTATAATACTCTTAATTTCCTCATGAGCAAACATAATGCCATCTAATATTTGTCCTTCTGTTAGTTCATTGGCACCTGCTTCAATCATGGTAACTGCATCCTTTGTTCCTGAGACCACTAACTCTAATTGGCTAAGCTCCTTCTGTTGACTGGTGGGGTTGATAATAAATTTATCGTCAATCCTCCCAATTAAAACTGAAGCTGTTGGTCCCATAAAGGGGATTGAGGATACTGAAAGGGCGATTGAAGAGCCAATCATGGCTGCGATATCGGGAGGACAATCCTTATCCACCGATAACACGGTAGCAATGACTTGAATTTCATTATGATAACCCTTGGGGAATAGGGGCCTAATGTGTCGATCGATTAATCTAGAGGTTAATACTGCCTTTTCACTAGGCCGACCCTCTCTTTTGATAAAGCCACCTGGTATTTTACCAGCAGCATATAATCTCTCTTCGTAATCACAGCTTAGGGGTAAAAAATCAAGACCTTCCCTAGGACTTTTAGAGGCACATGCAGTAGCTAAAACAACTGTATTGCCATATGTAACGGTACATGAGCCATTGGCAAGCTCCGCTGTTTTGCCAATTTCAACAATGAAAGATTTTCCTCCAAGCTCGGTTTTAAAGGTTTTTGCCATATAAAATCACTCCTATTCTTTCTTTTTCATCTTATGTTACCTGATTAAAGGTATCTTTCTACATCTTCTACTTTAAACTGTTTCATTTGAGGCGATTGATTTTGATAATATTGCAATGTATAGTAATCCTGTGACTGACTCATTATGGTTAAATTAGTAATATCATATTTTTTCAAGAATGCTTCAGTTTTTCCTATGTTCTCTAGGCATAGTTCTTGTTTGTTATAATTTTTTTCTAGGCCATAATGCCCCCTTAACCAATCTAATAAAAGGCAATCTATAATATCTTTTTCCTTCATAGTTATCCCTCCAAAGCTATAACTTTAAACTATAGTAAAATTTTTATTTTTTACAAACAGCTACCATTAAGTAGTATTTCATATCTTTTCTAGGGATTTCAATTGTTGTATCGATTTGATGATACATGGTTACTTGACCAAAAGGCTTTAGCACATCAATAAACTCCTCCTCAGTATATTGATAAACATGGAAAGGGCAGCTGCAGGGATGATCCTTCCCGCGGCCAAAGGGGGTTGAGATGATAAGAGTTCCGTCTGGTTTTAGGAGGTTATAGAGATTTTCAACGAATTGTTCATCTCCTTTAAAATGTTCAATGGTTTCAAAGCTAACAATCGTGTCAAAGGCGCCATAGATTGTATAAAGATCTTTATTTAATGCATCATCTACATGATAGCTTGTTTTAGCAAAAGGATAATGCTCTTTGGCGTACGCAATAGATTCTTGATCTATGTCAATACCGACTAATTCTTTAATTCTGGGGTTGTCCTTTAATAGGATTTCGCTACCATAACCACTGCCACAGGCAATGTCTAATACACGACCTTTGCAGAAGGATTTAGCAAACTCATAGCGAGCTATATGTTCAATAAGCATGCCATTTCTTGGGTTCATTAACTTAGGTATAACTCTTTCTCCTGTATATTTCATAGTGTTTCCTTCCTATTTTTATTCGTATTTATTATAACCATTTATAACTAATTAGTATTATAACAAATAAATATAGTTTAAGCAATTTTATGTGGTTTTAAACTTGTTCATATACAATTATTTGTGTATACTAATAAGGGAAAAGATTGCAAAGGAGGATGCCAATGAAGGAGCTATTAAGTCAGAGGGAAAAGAAGGAACTGAAGAGAAAAAGTTTTTATGATATAATACAACGGGATGTGGAAGAAATGATAGAATTATATCAGAACAACCTTGCATTGTTAAAACAAATAAAAGACAATGTAGAAGCAGAGAATAATAGAGATCAGGAACTAGAAGTGTTTAGCGAGCTTATATATCGTACCGAGTATTTTGCATATCAACTAAAATCAAAAGGACCTAAGATAGACAGACCCATTTGATGAAAGGAAGGGTAATATGACGCGGGATATTGATAGGGAAGATGAGATTATGACCATTACTGAGGTGGCACAGTACTTAAAGATCAGTGAGGTTACCACTTACAAATTTGTACAACAGGGGAAAATACCAGGATTCAAAATAGGCCGTCATTGGCGTGTGAAGAGAAGCGATCTGGCAGAATTCATAGAAAAACAAAAAAGAGGCGAAAGAATCTAACGGATATCTTCCTTCATAATGAGAGGCTATTAGCTAATGATTATAAAGGAGGAAGAAAAATATGGATATAAATGATCAAATTTCAATAGAGGAACTGTTACAAACTTGGGTGAATCTTTCCTATAAGATGTTTATTGGAAGGGAAAAAAATAAGGAAGATATTGAAACCCGTAGACAAATCATTGATAGATTAAGAGTAAAGGGAATTGAAAACATTATGATATCTGGTATGGATGATGCATCCTATACTTTAACATATAAGCACCAGGGTAATAAAGTAACTAAAAAAATCATGATAGAAAAGTAGGTTATTATAAGGATAGGTCCTCTAAATGGATATATCCTCAATTTATTTCAATAAATTAGCTGATATATTAAGTTTGCTTTTAGGCCAAAATTAACCTAGAGGGTAGAGGGTAGAGGGTAGAGGGTAGAGGGTAGAGGGTAGAGGGTAGAGGGTAGAGGGCATAGTCAATCTAGATGAAATCTATGAAGAAGAAGAGCTCGACATCAAACTACTTTATGTTGTCATGACAAGAGCTCTCCATAAACTAGATCTGTTTTTTATGAAGAATACGATGCCTGTTTTAGAGGATATTGATAAAGAAACGCATACAAAGTAAAGATATCTGATAATTATTAATATAAACAAATACCTTGCCTAGTTGATTATACTTTGATATAATATCTCCTTGTGGCTAGTAATTATAATTATTCTTAAATAAAAGTAAATATCGATATAGATAGAAAATAGATTTTATTTAAGAATTAAACATATGAAAAACGTTGGAATGGATTGATATTGTTAATCTTCCCTGTTTAGTCTACAGGGAATTTTTTATTTTTGTCTAAGTAAGAAGAAGGAGATGGTTTTATGATTTATTTATTAGGAAAAAAGAAAAACAGGTTGGCTCATTTGTTTAATTTACTTAAACAAAACAAAACAATCATTAAGAATGATATTTTATCCGGGCTAACAGTAGCCCTAGCACTAATTCCAGAGTCGGTGGCATTTGCATTTGTGGCGGGGGTTAGTCCTATACTTAGCTTACAAACTGCTGTTATGATGGGACTTGTGGCAGCTATTTTTACAGGAAGACCTGGAATGATTAGCTCATCGACAGCTGCAATTTCAGTTGTATTTGCATCCCTGATTGCACAACATGGCTTAGATTATCTCTTTGCCACCGTAGTTCTAATGGGAATTATTCAAGTAGCAATAGGGGTATTAAGATTAGGAAAATATGCAAGGATTATACCCTATCCAGTTATGCTAGGTTTTCTTAACGGGCTATCTATCGTCATGTTCTTAGCCCAATGGGCGCAATTTAAAGTAGACGGGGTTGTGATGATAAATGGCGTTGAAACGATACAGAAGGTTTGGTTGCCTACGACTGATATGAGCATCATGCTGGTATTTGTAGTGTTTACAATGGCAATTATTTATTTTGTACCTAAGTTTACCAAAGCCGTTCCATCAAGCTTAGCAGCTATTATTGTAATGACAATTATTGCAGTTATTTTAGACAAAGGTGGTTATCATCTAAGAACTGTACAAGACTTTGCTGGAATGGAGCTAAGGGGTGGATTACCACAATTTTATATACCTCAAGTTAAGATAAGCATGGATATGTTAAGGATCATTTTGCCATATGCTATAATTGGAGCCCTAGTTGGATTAACAGAGGCGGTACTGACCCTTAGGGTTATTGATGAAATGACGGATACGAGAGGCCGAACCAATAGAGAGTGTGTAGCACAGGGCCTAGCCAATACGATCAATGGATTCTTTGGCGGAATGGGTGGAGATGCCATGATCGGGCAGTCTATCATTAACATAAAGTCAGGTGGTAGAACAAGATTATCAGCACTAGTAGCACCAGTAGCACTACTAGTGTTTATTATGTTTGGTTCAAGCTTGGTTAATGTGATTCCTTTAGCGGCCCTGGTGGGTGTTATGTTTATGGTTGTTGTAGGAACATTTGAGTGGCAAAGCTTAAAGTACGGAAAAAAGATACCTAAGCAAGATTTTGCAGTGATAGCGGTAGTGACTTTAGTTACAGTATTTGTTGATTTAGCCACAGCTGTAATTATAGGCGTTGTCTTATCGGCATTGATGTTTGCTTGGGAAAAAGGGAAAGTCATTTATGTCAATATAGAAAACGGCGAAAATGGTGCTAAGACCTATAAAATAAACGGATCAATATTTTTTGGTTCTGTATTAAACTTCAAAGAGTTATTTGATATTAAAAATGACCCGGAGGATGTTATTATTGATTTTAAATATGCTAGAGTAATGGATCATTCTGCTATTGAAGCAATTAATGCCATAGCAGAAAAGTACGAAAGTGTAGGAAAAAAACTAACTTTAATTCGTCTCAGTGAAGATTGTAAAAAGCTTTTCAAAAATGCCGAAACAATTGTATGTGTTAAGATAGATGAATCACAGTGTATTACATCTCAGTATCGATACGTATAATGATAAGAACATAAGGTAAGGAGGTAAAGCCTTGAGACTAATAAAGAAAATGATTCATAAAGATGTAAAAAATCTAGACGGCAGGACATTTGAAAGAAGAGCAGCCAGAGGAATTATTCTAAAGGGCTCAAAGATTCTCCTGTTATATACCAAGAGATATAATGACTATAGCTTCCCTGGTGGGGGAGTAGATACTGGGGAGGACTTAATCACTGGGTTGAAAAGAGAACTGGCTGAAGAAATTGGCGCTAAGAATATCGAAGTCCTCAGGGAGTTTGGATATATTGATGAATATAGACCCCATTATAAACCTGAATATGATCTCATCCACATGCTATCCTATTTTTATGTATGTAGGATTGATGAGGAATTAGGGGATGCAAACCTTGAGGGTTATGAAATTGCCAACGGCATGGCTTCTGTTTGGATTGATATCCATGAAGCAATCAAGCATAATAAAGAAGTTATGGTAAATCAAGAGGTCTCCATGGGACTCTCTATTGAGCGGGAAACATTAGCTTTAGAATTGATAGCAGAAGAGCTATTATAGTTAAATTAAGGCATCTATCTTCTATAAATGGGATAGATGCCTTTT
This window of the Natronincola ferrireducens genome carries:
- a CDS encoding class I SAM-dependent methyltransferase, with amino-acid sequence MKYTGERVIPKLMNPRNGMLIEHIARYEFAKSFCKGRVLDIACGSGYGSEILLKDNPRIKELVGIDIDQESIAYAKEHYPFAKTSYHVDDALNKDLYTIYGAFDTIVSFETIEHFKGDEQFVENLYNLLKPDGTLIISTPFGRGKDHPCSCPFHVYQYTEEEFIDVLKPFGQVTMYHQIDTTIEIPRKDMKYYLMVAVCKK
- a CDS encoding NUDIX domain-containing protein codes for the protein MRLIKKMIHKDVKNLDGRTFERRAARGIILKGSKILLLYTKRYNDYSFPGGGVDTGEDLITGLKRELAEEIGAKNIEVLREFGYIDEYRPHYKPEYDLIHMLSYFYVCRIDEELGDANLEGYEIANGMASVWIDIHEAIKHNKEVMVNQEVSMGLSIERETLALELIAEELL
- a CDS encoding polyribonucleotide nucleotidyltransferase; this translates as MAKTFKTELGGKSFIVEIGKTAELANGSCTVTYGNTVVLATACASKSPREGLDFLPLSCDYEERLYAAGKIPGGFIKREGRPSEKAVLTSRLIDRHIRPLFPKGYHNEIQVIATVLSVDKDCPPDIAAMIGSSIALSVSSIPFMGPTASVLIGRIDDKFIINPTSQQKELSQLELVVSGTKDAVTMIEAGANELTEGQILDGIMFAHEEIKSIIGFIEDIVSEVGQPKTEVIIEEADETLLTEVSTFLGTRLADAIKTPDKAERSENIDLIKAETMAHFEEKYEGSSKEVHGILAKLIKKETRKMITADGIRPDLRKPDEIRPIWTEVGILPKTHGTGLFTRGETQVLTVTTLGDLRDVQRIDGIGEEEEKRYMHQYNFPPYSVGEVRFLRGPGRREIGHGALVERALAPMIPSKEDFPYAIRVVSEVLSCNGSSSQASVCGSTLSLMDAGVPIKSMVAGIAMGLIKEDGQISILSDIQGMEDAYGDMDLKVAGTEDGITALQMDIKIAGIDRSIMEAALEQARAGRLHILNKMKETITTPRAELSPYAPKITKFKVHPDKIKEVIGTGGKVINNIIDVTGVKINIEDDGTIYIAASDQASAAKALEMIENIVKDAVIGEIYTGKVVKIMNFGAFVEILPGKEGLIHISNLAHERVEKVEDILAEGDLVEVKVMEISPQGKIGLSKKALLPKPAPTPKPENENKTQ
- a CDS encoding SulP family inorganic anion transporter — its product is MIYLLGKKKNRLAHLFNLLKQNKTIIKNDILSGLTVALALIPESVAFAFVAGVSPILSLQTAVMMGLVAAIFTGRPGMISSSTAAISVVFASLIAQHGLDYLFATVVLMGIIQVAIGVLRLGKYARIIPYPVMLGFLNGLSIVMFLAQWAQFKVDGVVMINGVETIQKVWLPTTDMSIMLVFVVFTMAIIYFVPKFTKAVPSSLAAIIVMTIIAVILDKGGYHLRTVQDFAGMELRGGLPQFYIPQVKISMDMLRIILPYAIIGALVGLTEAVLTLRVIDEMTDTRGRTNRECVAQGLANTINGFFGGMGGDAMIGQSIINIKSGGRTRLSALVAPVALLVFIMFGSSLVNVIPLAALVGVMFMVVVGTFEWQSLKYGKKIPKQDFAVIAVVTLVTVFVDLATAVIIGVVLSALMFAWEKGKVIYVNIENGENGAKTYKINGSIFFGSVLNFKELFDIKNDPEDVIIDFKYARVMDHSAIEAINAIAEKYESVGKKLTLIRLSEDCKKLFKNAETIVCVKIDESQCITSQYRYV
- a CDS encoding helix-turn-helix domain-containing protein, producing the protein MTRDIDREDEIMTITEVAQYLKISEVTTYKFVQQGKIPGFKIGRHWRVKRSDLAEFIEKQKRGERI